ATCTGCTGCTCGCGATCCGCGCGCGCGACGCCCTTGGTCCCGGAGCGGCGAGGCGACGACGTCATGCAGATCACCCTACCCAGCGAATTGACCCTGTAGTAACTTACCCAAGAGTCATATCGAAGGAGCTCCCGTGCACGACCTGCTCGACCCGATGAGGAACCCGGTGACCTACGCCGTCCCGTTCTTCGTGCTCAGCGTCCTCGTCGAGCTGGCGGCGCTGAGGTGGCTCGACCACGACGACAACGTCACCGGCTACTCCCTCAAGGACGCCCGCACGTCGATCTCGATGGGGATCGGCTCGCTGTTCTTCCTCACCGTCTTCAAGGTCGGCACCTTCGTCGTCTACTCCGCGGTCTCGACCCACCTGGCGCCGTACCACCTGCCCACCGACACCTGGTGGTACTGGGTCCTGCTGCTCGTCGTCCTCGACCTCGCCTACTACTGCAACCACCGGTTCGTACACCGGGTCAACATCGGCTGGGCGGCCCACCAGGCGCACCACTCGAGCGAGTACATGAACTTCGCGACGGCGCTGCGCCAGAAGTGGAACCCGTGGTTCGAGTTCTTCTTCTGGCTGCCGCTGCCGTTCCTCGGCTTCGCGCCGTGGACGCTCTACGTCGCGTTCTCGATCAACCTCGTCTACCAGTTCTTCGTGCACACCGAGACGATCGACCGGCTCCCGCGCCCGATCGAGCTGGTCCTCAACACCCCGTCGCACCACCGCGTGCACCACGGCTCCGACCCGGAGTACCTCGACAAGAACTACGCCGGGATCCTGATCGTCTGGGACCGGAT
This genomic interval from Nocardioides kongjuensis contains the following:
- a CDS encoding sterol desaturase family protein: MHDLLDPMRNPVTYAVPFFVLSVLVELAALRWLDHDDNVTGYSLKDARTSISMGIGSLFFLTVFKVGTFVVYSAVSTHLAPYHLPTDTWWYWVLLLVVLDLAYYCNHRFVHRVNIGWAAHQAHHSSEYMNFATALRQKWNPWFEFFFWLPLPFLGFAPWTLYVAFSINLVYQFFVHTETIDRLPRPIELVLNTPSHHRVHHGSDPEYLDKNYAGILIVWDRMFGTFQPERQRPTYGLTKPVDTYNLITLEYGDYAAIVRKVRAAKDWRERLGHLFGPPGWTPPSAPGLPSLSCADPHARRSEPSPQQS